The following proteins are co-located in the Homalodisca vitripennis isolate AUS2020 unplaced genomic scaffold, UT_GWSS_2.1 ScUCBcl_3190;HRSCAF=8552, whole genome shotgun sequence genome:
- the LOC124372431 gene encoding putative uncharacterized protein DDB_G0294196: MAASAEPQAQPPTQNNTPTAQPAARLPEDLKAGIEQFLSQLTHHAWNPSPTNPSPTEVNEPPYPPPPHPWRSMTPFYPVMTVKNASILRQLLTQPQQQQPLKSEQDRQQQPSTTPSQSSIQQQQQQSSSRT, translated from the exons ATGGCTGCTAGTGCTGAACCTCAAGCCCAGCCGCCCACACAAAACAACACGCCGACCGCTCAGCCTGCTGCCCGTCTTCCTGAGGATCTCAAGGCAGGAATAGAACAGTTTCTCTCCCAGCTGACCCACCATGCATGG AACCCCTCACCCACCAACCCCTCACCCACGGAGGTCAATGAACCACCTTACCCTCCACCCCCTCACCCATGGAGGTCAATGACCCCCTTTTACCCGGTCATGACCGTCAAG AACGCGTCAATACTAAGGCAGCTACTCACGCAGCCACAACAACAACAACCTTTGAAAAGTGAACAAGATCGCCAGCAGCAACCATCAACAACACCATCTCAATCTTCAATTCAACAGCAGCAGCAACAGTCTTCATCTCGTACG